One window of the Flavobacteriaceae bacterium YJPT1-3 genome contains the following:
- a CDS encoding class I SAM-dependent methyltransferase — protein MNDSYIGIRLDLLKFIEGSNLTVLDLGCATGANGQYLKENGLADHVIGVEFDTDMALLAEKNYDKVIVGDLEYKTTLNQLEALNLDFDIILCGDILEHLKNTESILLFLKKILSSEGKIIVSLPNVRHIETLIQLYFKKTWPRNDRGIFDRTHLRWFTKKDCEELFRSTGYHIDKYERTLRARDKIGSTFDWKLRLLSRLDKDLVTFQHRFVLSHEH, from the coding sequence ATGAATGATTCATATATAGGAATTCGATTGGATTTACTCAAATTCATTGAGGGGTCTAATTTGACTGTTCTCGATCTGGGTTGCGCAACAGGTGCCAACGGACAATACCTCAAAGAAAATGGGTTGGCAGATCATGTAATAGGTGTAGAGTTTGATACAGATATGGCTTTACTTGCTGAAAAAAACTATGATAAAGTTATTGTTGGAGATCTAGAGTACAAAACTACTTTGAATCAACTAGAAGCATTGAATTTAGACTTTGATATCATTCTATGTGGTGACATTTTAGAACATTTAAAGAACACAGAATCGATTTTATTATTTTTAAAAAAAATATTGAGTTCTGAAGGAAAAATAATAGTTTCCCTTCCGAATGTGCGTCATATTGAGACCTTAATACAACTTTATTTTAAAAAAACGTGGCCTCGGAATGATAGGGGAATCTTTGATAGAACTCATTTGAGATGGTTTACCAAAAAGGATTGTGAAGAATTATTCAGAAGTACTGGCTATCATATTGATAAGTATGAAAGAACATTAAGGGCCCGGGATAAAATAGGGTCAACTTTTGATTGGAAATTAAGACTTCTCAGTCGACTTGATAAAGACCTAGTTACGTTTCAACACCGTTTTGTTCTATCCCATGAACATTAG
- a CDS encoding ABC transporter ATP-binding protein, whose protein sequence is MKESIITVQNISKQYRLGLVGSGTLKDDLTRLWYSLRRKESPFLKVGDTNAREEQGQSDYVWALRDINFEVKRGEVLGIIGKNGAGKSTLLKILSRVTAPTTGVIKSKGRIASLLEVGTGFHPELTGRENIYLNGAILGMTKMEVTSKLDEIIEFSGCQRYIDTPTKRYSSGMTVRLAFAVAAHLEPEILVVDEVLAVGDAEFQKKAIGKMQDISQGEGRTVLFVSHNMSSVRNLCSRCMLLKDGKVEMVGETSAIVDYYLYESKEFLSSKIKFDKKELEKKEEQEVIIESIEISNGSIVEGDLIELILRFKRKDRLESVSISGTILGVDQRRIGSFFSNEINVSENSNKLTFQVDISDLAPGTYGFNIGVNSGNVHQNNLRMLDSAYGVLFFERIFKGEERKAMKNWKNTWGDIQFKSQITGN, encoded by the coding sequence ATGAAGGAATCAATAATAACTGTCCAAAATATCTCAAAGCAATACCGCTTAGGATTAGTGGGAAGTGGTACGCTCAAAGATGATTTGACTCGATTGTGGTATAGCTTGCGCAGAAAAGAGAGTCCGTTCCTTAAAGTAGGAGATACTAATGCACGCGAGGAACAGGGCCAATCTGACTATGTTTGGGCCCTTAGGGACATTAATTTTGAGGTGAAACGGGGAGAGGTATTGGGTATCATCGGAAAGAATGGGGCCGGAAAATCAACCTTGTTGAAAATCCTTTCTCGTGTCACAGCCCCCACCACCGGTGTCATTAAGAGCAAAGGTAGGATCGCTTCTCTTTTAGAGGTAGGTACCGGATTCCATCCGGAACTGACCGGCCGGGAAAATATTTATTTAAATGGTGCTATTTTAGGGATGACCAAGATGGAAGTGACTTCTAAATTAGACGAGATCATTGAGTTTTCCGGTTGTCAACGCTATATCGATACGCCCACTAAACGCTATTCTTCGGGGATGACCGTCCGTTTGGCATTTGCTGTAGCCGCTCATTTAGAACCCGAAATTTTGGTAGTTGATGAGGTACTAGCCGTAGGGGATGCCGAATTTCAAAAGAAAGCGATCGGTAAGATGCAAGATATTTCGCAGGGAGAAGGTAGAACAGTATTATTCGTAAGTCATAATATGTCAAGCGTTAGAAATCTTTGTTCTCGATGCATGCTTTTAAAGGATGGTAAAGTTGAGATGGTAGGAGAGACAAGTGCAATAGTTGACTATTATTTGTATGAGAGTAAAGAATTTTTAAGTAGTAAGATAAAGTTTGATAAAAAAGAGCTTGAAAAGAAAGAAGAACAAGAAGTAATTATCGAATCAATCGAAATCAGTAACGGTAGTATCGTGGAAGGAGATTTGATTGAATTGATATTAAGATTTAAACGAAAAGATAGATTAGAGAGTGTTTCAATTAGTGGAACAATTTTAGGTGTTGATCAAAGAAGAATAGGAAGCTTTTTTTCAAACGAAATCAATGTTTCAGAAAATTCAAATAAACTTACTTTTCAAGTTGACATCAGTGATTTAGCTCCTGGAACCTACGGGTTTAATATTGGTGTCAATTCAGGGAATGTTCACCAGAATAATTTGAGAATGCTTGATAGTGCTTACGGGGTTCTTTTTTTTGAACGGATTTTCAAAGGAGAAGAAAGAAAGGCAATGAAGAATTGGAAAAATACCTGGGGAGATATTCAATTTAAAAGCCAAATAACTGGGAATTAG
- a CDS encoding ABC transporter permease has protein sequence MEKDSEEWLYEINSKQSLLAIDFKEIWRYRDLLMLFVRRDLVATYKQTVLGPLWYLIQPLFTSVIFTLVFNNIATISTGGVPPFLFNLAGVTLWGYFKQCLTNTSNTFSANAGLFAKVYFPRIIPPLSQSVSSLFKLAIQLFIFLFFYLYYIYQGYTITPNGTLWFFPILLLNMAIFGLGTGMIISSLTTKYRDFRILIGFAVNLLMYVSAVMYPIEEVRNSKALGEYSWVVEYNPIAILIESFRYMTLCEGIFKWSQLALCFGVSMVLFVFGLLIFNKTAKTFIDTV, from the coding sequence ATGGAAAAGGACTCCGAAGAATGGCTTTACGAGATCAATAGCAAGCAGTCTTTGCTGGCTATCGACTTTAAAGAAATTTGGCGGTATCGAGATTTGCTCATGCTTTTCGTACGTCGGGATTTGGTGGCGACCTACAAACAGACTGTACTCGGTCCTCTGTGGTATCTCATTCAACCCTTGTTTACCTCGGTCATTTTTACGCTGGTCTTTAACAATATTGCGACCATCTCTACAGGCGGAGTACCTCCGTTTTTATTTAATCTCGCTGGGGTCACGCTATGGGGTTATTTTAAGCAATGCTTAACGAATACCTCCAACACCTTTTCTGCTAACGCGGGATTGTTTGCTAAAGTCTATTTTCCGCGGATCATTCCGCCCTTATCCCAATCGGTCAGTAGCTTATTCAAGTTGGCGATTCAACTTTTTATATTCTTGTTTTTTTATTTGTATTATATCTATCAGGGCTATACCATCACCCCAAATGGTACCCTTTGGTTTTTTCCAATCTTGTTGTTAAACATGGCTATTTTTGGATTGGGTACCGGTATGATCATTTCTTCCTTGACCACTAAATACAGAGATTTTCGGATTCTGATTGGCTTTGCGGTCAATCTGTTGATGTATGTTTCTGCGGTCATGTACCCTATAGAAGAAGTAAGGAATAGCAAAGCACTGGGAGAGTACTCTTGGGTGGTGGAATATAATCCGATTGCAATTCTCATAGAAAGTTTCCGGTATATGACATTATGTGAAGGAATATTCAAATGGTCACAGCTTGCGCTTTGTTTCGGAGTGAGTATGGTGTTGTTCGTCTTCGGACTTTTAATCTTTAACAAAACGGCCAAGACCTTTATTGATACTGTTTAG
- a CDS encoding glycosyltransferase, protein MNWLKKCLDSICSKYDVIIIDNNSSDSTIDFLMNYERQIDVIQNKENLGFGKANNLGIKRALDKGSDGVFLLNQDAYFQKNTVKIIIDFYLKNPEYGILSPIHLDGSGAKLDRNFSYYLSYDKNPCFYGDFILNKAKSVYDVPFVNAAAWFLPKKTLQNIGGFDPIFFHYGEDDNYCQRVKFRNLKIGVISNSFIYHDRENRVTTDEKLSLKRHLRQMETHLKVKYADINTVDALDQLNAIMRQKKIARLKWLLKLNFSKVLQANSEVNLIRKIFDSIERSRNQNILIGNNYLE, encoded by the coding sequence ATGAATTGGCTGAAAAAATGCCTCGATTCTATATGCTCCAAGTATGATGTAATAATTATTGATAATAATTCTTCAGATTCGACTATAGATTTTTTAATGAACTATGAAAGGCAAATTGATGTCATTCAGAACAAAGAGAATTTAGGTTTTGGAAAGGCAAATAATCTAGGAATTAAGAGAGCGCTAGATAAAGGCTCCGACGGCGTTTTTCTCTTAAATCAGGATGCCTATTTTCAAAAAAATACTGTCAAAATTATTATTGATTTTTATCTTAAAAATCCTGAATATGGCATTTTAAGCCCTATTCATCTTGATGGTTCTGGAGCAAAGCTTGACCGTAATTTTTCATATTATCTTAGCTACGATAAAAATCCTTGTTTTTATGGAGATTTTATTCTAAACAAAGCGAAATCTGTTTATGATGTTCCCTTCGTCAATGCTGCCGCTTGGTTTTTACCGAAGAAAACTCTTCAAAATATAGGAGGATTTGATCCTATCTTTTTTCATTATGGAGAAGATGATAATTATTGCCAGAGAGTCAAATTTCGAAATCTTAAAATTGGAGTTATTTCTAATTCATTCATTTACCACGATCGTGAAAACAGGGTCACAACTGACGAAAAATTAAGTTTGAAAAGGCATCTTAGACAGATGGAAACACACTTAAAAGTCAAATATGCGGACATTAACACGGTTGACGCATTAGACCAGTTGAATGCAATTATGCGACAAAAGAAAATCGCTAGATTAAAATGGTTATTAAAACTGAATTTTTCAAAAGTACTTCAAGCAAATAGTGAGGTGAATCTTATCAGGAAAATATTTGATTCTATTGAGAGGAGCAGGAATCAGAATATTTTAATAGGAAATAATTATTTAGAATGA